CGAGTACTACCGCGTGTTCCCCGGCGAGGGCGGTCGGCTGGCGCTGACCCCCATCGACGAGGACAGCGCGCAGTCCAAGCTGGGCAAGATCGTCGGCAAGCGAGCGGTCAGCGGCGACCAGATCCAGCTGACGCTGCACGACGGCCAGACGCTCCTGGTCGAGGAAGACACCGACTACGACGGTGGCGACTCCATCGTCGTCGGCAACGACGACGACGAGGTCGTCGCTCACTTCGAGTACGAAGCGGGCGCGCTCGTCACCGCCGTCGACGGCGCACACGCCGGTGAGATCGGTGAGATCGACGAGATCCAGGTCACGCCGGGCAGCTCCTCGAACAACGTGCTCGTCGAGCAGACCGACGGCGACGGCTTCGAGACCGTCGAAGAGTACGTCGTCGTCATCGACGAGAACTTCGTCGACGAGGACGCCGAGGACGCGGCGGCACAGGACCCCGACGGAGGTGACGACGAATGAGCTCCGAGACCGACGCTGGCTTCCACGAGATGCGCGAGCCCCGCGTCGAGAAGGTCGTCGTCCACATGGGCGTCGGCCAGGGTGGTCGTGAACTCCAGGAAGGCGAGGAGATCCTCGCCGAAATCGCGGGCCAGCAGCCGGTCCGGACGGTCGCACAGAAAACCGTCGGCGAGTTCGAGATCCGCCAGGGCGACCCGATCGGTGCGAAGGTGACCCTGCGGTCCGACGACGCCCAGGAGTTCCTCGAAACTGCGCTTCCGCTGACGGAACTGTCCGTCTCGCAGTTCGACGACACCGGCAACTTCAGCTTCGGTGTCGCAGAACACACCGACTTCCCGAGTCAGGAGTACGACCCGCAGATCGGGATCTACGGGCTGGACGTGACGGTCAACCTCGTCCGCCCCGGCTACCGCGTGGCCAAGCGCGACAAGGCCTCGCGCTCGATCCCGTCCAGCCATCGACTCGACGCCGACGACGCCGCTGCCTACGTCGAGTCGACCTTCGACGTGGAGGTGAGCGAATGAGCGAAAGCGAATCAGAAACAG
Above is a genomic segment from Halomicrobium sp. LC1Hm containing:
- a CDS encoding 30S ribosomal protein S4e; translation: MSNHQKRLSVPKSWPVERKTETFTVKADAGPHGEAGVPLLIVLRDVLGYADSRKEARYALNNDSVLINGKAVSDEERPVGMFDILAFVERDEYYRVFPGEGGRLALTPIDEDSAQSKLGKIVGKRAVSGDQIQLTLHDGQTLLVEEDTDYDGGDSIVVGNDDDEVVAHFEYEAGALVTAVDGAHAGEIGEIDEIQVTPGSSSNNVLVEQTDGDGFETVEEYVVVIDENFVDEDAEDAAAQDPDGGDDE
- a CDS encoding 50S ribosomal protein L5; this translates as MSSETDAGFHEMREPRVEKVVVHMGVGQGGRELQEGEEILAEIAGQQPVRTVAQKTVGEFEIRQGDPIGAKVTLRSDDAQEFLETALPLTELSVSQFDDTGNFSFGVAEHTDFPSQEYDPQIGIYGLDVTVNLVRPGYRVAKRDKASRSIPSSHRLDADDAAAYVESTFDVEVSE